AGCTGCAAAAGAAACTCAAAGTCTATCTTCTGATGACAGCTTACACAATTCCAAGCGCCCCCGTCTCTCCACTGAGGCTGAGAGTCCTCGTACCTCAGATATGGATGCGATCGCGGCGGCACTTgctgccgaggaagaaaagcggCAGCAAGCTGTCGCACGAGCAGCCGCAGAGGCGGGCGAGACACACTGGGTTCTTGATATCCCCACTACACCACAGTCCACTCAGCAGCCTATGATATTGGCGGCAGACTCGCTGGATGCAGATGATGATACCTACTCCGGTGGACGGCGTGCGTATGGCAATTTCAAGCGCAAAGAGCGCAAAGTCAGTATTTAATCTCTCGCACTTGTTACCTCTTActcatctttttttcttaGCCACAAATCACACCACGGAAGGAGGGcaatgaggatgatgaggatgacgacgatgaagatgaagatttcATAATCAACCCGTCGAATCCACAAGAAGTCGCTAAAATGATGGAAAGGGCCAGATGCAAGGCGGAAGCTAAAGCGAGAGCAAACAGACGACAGACAAAACTATCTGAACTCACCAGTATATCTGGTTCTGGCCGAGGGTCGTTGTTGGGAGCCCCATCAtctgacaagaagaagaagaagaagcgtaAGAGCTACTGAATGGATGATCTCCCACGAGATATCCAATTCAGATTTTTGATTGGCGTTTTTAGCATAGCATAAATGGCGTCTTGGGGTTCCATTAATCAATTCCTTTGCAATATCACCTAGTCGTAAATGCCTAGCTATCACGGTAATCCTCTGCATCATACCAATTTCAAGGAAGATCTAAAGCTCATCTCAACTCTACTACTCTCATTGAGGAAACATCGGAAAGGAATCTTCCCATTCTTATCCCGCCTCTTCGGGATCGATTTTCATGTGTTCGCCTTGCTGAAATGCACAGAGGGCAGTCGCTAAGTTCCGAGTCGCCTCAGGGCTTGTGACAATATGCCCCAAGGAAAGCGGCACACACTATGCAGAAGCCGTCCATGTTTTCCTCCCCAAGACAAAAGGTTGAATTCTTCACCGTTGACAAATGCGTTCGAGAGTAGTAGGATCATCTAGACTTTAACGGGGGAATCGAAGTAAGTATTACGCATTCTACTTCTAGTACAAACTTGCAATCCAAACCAACCAATGGTAATAACAAGAGTACGCTTGGTGTAGTGCACCTTCGCGTAATCTTGAGCCAGCTCATCCCAGACAAAAATCAATGCACATTGTATGCACTAGGCCTTAGGCTCTGCTAGGGGACTCCACTGGATCTTAGCTGACCCTTCCCCTGCTTAAAGCGTTGTAAAGCAGCGGGCAAAAATCACTATACATGGAGATACCTAAGTAGCGAATGGCGGTTCTCGACAAGAGGTAAGTaggaaccccccccccatcaTAGCTTCGCCTTCTCCTCCTGCTTCCGCTTCTCCCATCCTTTCTGCGTCGCAAAATTCACGATCAAATTCCATGCAGCAACCCCAAACCCAACCGGTGGCACAACCAACAACGTCCAAGCCCACCATCTCGGACTTGATGCCGCAATACTAGCCATAGCCCCCTTAACAGCAACTTCCAGCTCCGCCTTATCAGCATCATTCCACAACACGACCCCGCGCCCTGTCGTCGTCCCCCGGAACTCGGCCTGCGTCGCTTTCGTCCGAACATCCCCCTGACTCCGCACCCGGTTCTCTGCATCCTCGGCTGTAAGATGCGCATCTCGGGCGCGCAACCGCGCCGTTTGGATCTCAGGATCGTGAACGCCGACCACAATCACTGTCCCGCAGATCAGATCCATCCCACTCTCGAACAGGAGCGGCACATCCAGGACAACTGCCCATTGCCCGCGCAGGTAGTGGTAGATCAGGGCTTTGTAGACTTCCCACCGTACGGCGGGGTGGACGATGCCGTTGAGAATTTGTCGGTCACGTTTGCGTTCTTCTGTGCTGCCGAAGACGCGT
Above is a window of Penicillium digitatum chromosome 2, complete sequence DNA encoding:
- a CDS encoding putative zinc knuckle protein, which gives rise to MVGSSSPAGKPEKTMSSNLLTMKFMRRAAAAKETQSLSSDDSLHNSKRPRLSTEAESPRTSDMDAIAAALAAEEEKRQQAVARAAAEAGETHWVLDIPTTPQSTQQPMILAADSLDADDDTYSGGRRAYGNFKRKERKPQITPRKEGNEDDEDDDDEDEDFIINPSNPQEVAKMMERARCKAEAKARANRRQTKLSELTSISGSGRGSLLGAPSSDKKKKKKRKSY
- a CDS encoding Dephospho-CoA kinase, putative; its protein translation is MLIIGLTGSIATGKSTVSSILSTPPYLLPVIDADLLARKVVEPGTAGYKAIVNYFGPSTPDLLLENAPTSVNGKPLNRPALGRRVFGSTEERKRDRQILNGIVHPAVRWEVYKALIYHYLRGQWAVVLDVPLLFESGMDLICGTVIVVGVHDPEIQTARLRARDAHLTAEDAENRVRSQGDVRTKATQAEFRGTTTGRGVVLWNDADKAELEVAVKGAMASIAASSPRWWAWTLLVVPPVGFGVAAWNLIVNFATQKGWEKRKQEEKAKL